Proteins co-encoded in one Dyadobacter sp. CECT 9275 genomic window:
- a CDS encoding RraA family protein translates to MDLEEIKNQLYVAVLSDVLDQMGYTQQATRITFHAYTGIPKLIGRCKTTLWADMYDVDKNPYELELQAVDSCKPGDILIAAAGGSNRSGIWGELLATAARNSGCQGVIVHGAVRDIDKMRDMKFPVFATSKNPYDSANRQRVIDLDVTVEIDGVKFSPGDIVMADEDGIVVVPKEIEAEVIKAALAKVSAENITRDAIKNGMKATEAYLKFGVL, encoded by the coding sequence ATGGATTTAGAAGAAATTAAAAACCAGCTTTACGTAGCTGTCCTGTCCGATGTACTTGATCAGATGGGGTACACGCAGCAGGCTACACGCATCACTTTTCATGCCTATACGGGTATTCCCAAACTGATCGGACGGTGTAAAACTACCTTATGGGCTGATATGTACGACGTCGATAAAAACCCTTATGAGCTGGAATTGCAGGCAGTGGATTCCTGTAAGCCCGGGGATATCCTCATCGCTGCGGCAGGAGGTTCTAACCGTTCGGGCATCTGGGGAGAACTGCTGGCCACGGCGGCTCGTAACAGCGGCTGCCAGGGGGTGATCGTACATGGTGCCGTTCGGGATATTGATAAAATGCGGGACATGAAATTTCCGGTATTTGCCACTTCCAAAAATCCGTACGACAGTGCCAACCGCCAGCGGGTAATTGATCTGGACGTTACAGTCGAAATAGATGGAGTGAAGTTTAGTCCGGGGGATATTGTAATGGCGGACGAGGACGGCATTGTGGTGGTTCCAAAGGAAATTGAAGCAGAAGTGATTAAAGCTGCGCTGGCAAAGGTATCAGCGGAAAACATCACGCGTGATGCTATTAAAAATGGAATGAAAGCAACAGAAGCATATCTAAAATTTGGTGTATTATGA
- a CDS encoding MFS transporter, translating to MSEITGAVKLKKSFYPWLVVALLCVVGCLNYLDRMMITTMRGSILQEIPMTDAQFGLLTSLFLWIYGLLSPVAGFLADRFNRSRVIIGSLFVWSVVTWLTAHATTFEELLFTRALMGISEACYIPAALALIVDYHRGNTRSLATGIHMGGIMIGQSLGFVGGLLAENRTWNFAFAVFGMIGMMYSVVLLLTLRDRKKEDTHLTDSTETPQRIGFKIAISELLGNKTYLLALSFWALGSIISWMVVGWLPTYYKEHFNLSQSMAGIYATGYFHTASLAGVLTGGYLADRWSRSYPRARIMLPVIGLIVAAPGIFIASSTTVLEVAIGCFMVYAFTRTFLDANMMPILCMIINPRYLATGYGFLNMVACIVGGVGLYAGGALRDANVNLDIMFRVAAVTLLICAGLLYRIRPQKESE from the coding sequence ATGAGTGAAATTACAGGTGCAGTTAAGCTAAAAAAGAGTTTTTATCCCTGGCTGGTTGTGGCGTTGCTGTGTGTGGTGGGTTGCCTCAATTACCTTGACCGTATGATGATCACTACCATGCGTGGGTCCATATTGCAGGAAATTCCGATGACAGATGCCCAGTTCGGACTGCTTACTTCACTTTTTTTATGGATATATGGATTGTTGAGCCCGGTAGCTGGTTTTCTGGCCGATCGCTTCAATCGCAGCCGGGTCATTATAGGCAGCCTATTCGTATGGTCGGTGGTAACCTGGCTCACCGCTCATGCTACCACATTTGAAGAATTACTATTTACCCGTGCCCTCATGGGCATCAGCGAGGCCTGTTACATCCCTGCCGCCCTTGCATTGATTGTAGATTATCATCGTGGTAATACCCGTTCTCTGGCCACGGGCATTCACATGGGAGGAATTATGATCGGGCAGAGCTTGGGGTTTGTCGGCGGCTTGCTGGCCGAAAACCGCACCTGGAACTTTGCCTTTGCCGTTTTTGGGATGATTGGCATGATGTATTCAGTAGTTTTGCTGCTCACCCTTCGCGACAGAAAAAAGGAGGATACCCACCTGACTGATTCGACAGAAACACCACAGCGGATCGGTTTTAAAATCGCTATAAGTGAACTGCTCGGCAACAAAACTTACCTGCTTGCCCTTTCTTTCTGGGCGCTGGGGAGTATCATCAGCTGGATGGTGGTAGGCTGGCTGCCCACTTATTACAAAGAACATTTTAACCTGTCGCAAAGTATGGCAGGGATATATGCAACCGGATACTTCCATACTGCCTCTCTGGCAGGCGTGCTGACGGGCGGGTATCTGGCCGACCGCTGGAGCCGTTCTTACCCCAGGGCGCGTATCATGTTGCCGGTCATCGGGCTCATCGTGGCTGCGCCGGGGATTTTTATAGCCAGCAGCACCACGGTTCTGGAGGTGGCCATCGGGTGTTTCATGGTGTATGCTTTCACCCGTACCTTCCTGGACGCCAACATGATGCCTATCCTTTGTATGATCATTAATCCCAGGTATCTGGCCACAGGTTACGGGTTCCTGAATATGGTTGCCTGCATAGTGGGAGGGGTTGGCCTGTATGCGGGCGGGGCGCTTCGGGACGCAAATGTAAATCTTGATATTATGTTCAGGGTGGCGGCAGTAACTTTGCTGATCTGTGCCGGTTTGCTTTATCGTATCCGCCCACAAAAAGAAAGCGAATGA